From Mauremys mutica isolate MM-2020 ecotype Southern chromosome 23, ASM2049712v1, whole genome shotgun sequence, a single genomic window includes:
- the XKR8 gene encoding XK-related protein 8: protein MAGSGHGAGGPPPSSPHYRYLDLLFALLGAAAFLADLVADLWVASSYMQAGHCLWGGLVLALLGLSSLAMQFFSWAWYQTDDIEQDLPSGRCLTVVHLLQLGYLYRCLRMLRVGWRVCRAETAPQQERGYAVFLSHDISMLRLFETFLESTPQLTLALAIVLHTNKVELFQGLGICTAFLCVAWSLLDYHQSLRCFLLDKHELGPLSSTIYFLWNFLLIGPRVLAVALFATLFPCYIGLHFLGIWAAMLLWVWLQGTDFMEGPRWEWLYRATVAVILYFCWFNVAAGQTRQRSAIYHGFILVDSVLLAGSWLWYNAPLRERSYLLPVLLAALVCSVLGLLLRITYYKWLHPTLQTRRQASYDEVDTAEGLAGFRAGPAPAPVNRRMYQLSQNHLVSLQAGRNWGNGVLDDMSL, encoded by the exons ATGGCAGGGTCAGGCCATGGCGCTGGTGGCCCCCCACCCTCGTCTCCTCATTACCGGTACCTGGACCTGCTCTTCGCCCTGCTGGGCGCTGCTGCTTTCTTGGCAGACCTGGTCGCTGATCTGTGGGTGGCCTCCAGCTACATGCAGGCTGGGCACTGTCTCTGGGGGGGGCTGGTGCTGGCACTGCTGGGCCTCTCCTCCCTGGCCATGCAGTTCTTCAGCTGGGCCTGGTACCAGACGGATGACATCGAGCAGGACCTTCCCAGTGGCCGCTGCTTGACTGTGGTgcacctcctccagctgggctATCTCTACAG GTGTCTCCGTATGCTGAGAGTGGGCTGGCGAGTATGCAGGGCAGAGACTGCACCGCAGCAGGAGCGAGGCTACGCTGTCTTCCTGTCCCATGACATCAGCATGCTGCGCCTCTTTGAGACCTTCCTGGAGAGCACCCCTCAGCTCACGCTTGCTCTCGCCATTGTTCTGCATACAAACAAGGTGGAGCTTTTCCAGG GGCTTGGGATTTGCACTGCCTTCCTATGCGTGGCATGGTCACTCCTGGATTATCACCAGTCCCTCCGCTGCTTCCTGCTGGACAAGCATGAGCTGGGCCCACTCTCCTCCACCATCTACTTCCTGTGGAACTTCCTCCTCATCGGCCCCCGTGTCCTGGCAGTCGCGCTCTTCGCCACACTCTTCCCGTGCTACATCGGCCTGCACTTCCTGGGCATCTGGGCTGCCATGCTCCtctgggtctggctgcagggcacTGACTTCATGGAGGGCCCCAGGTGGGAATGGCTCTACAGGGCAACGGTGGCTGTGATTCTATATTTCTGCTGGTTCAATGTGGCCGCGGGGCAGACGCGGCAGCGCAGCGCAATCTATCATGGCTTCATCCTGGTGGACAGcgtgctcctggctggctcctGGCTCTGGTACAACGCCCCTCTGCGTGAGCGCTCCTATCTGCTTCCTGTGCTGCTTGCTGCCCTGGTCTGCTCTGTGCTCGGGCTGCTGCTGAGAATCACCTACTACAAGTGGCTCCACCCCACGCTGCAGACCCGGCGCCAGGCGAGCTATGATGAAGTAGACACTGCAGAAGGACTAGCTGGTTTCCGAGCTGGCCCAGCGCCAGCCCCTGTGAACAGACGGATGTACCAGCTGTCCCAGAACCACTTGGTCTCTTTGCAGGCCGGGCGAAACTGGGGGAATGGTGTCCTAGATGACATGTCTCTCTGA